In the genome of Bremerella sp. P1, the window CAGCGTCGGCGACTCAATCAATAGCGGCGGTACCCGTGGCGTGAATGACGTCAACGAATCGCGTGGTATCTTCGGTAACCTGGGCGCGAAGATCACGTTCGCCAGCATCACCGACGGAACGTCGAACACCGCGATGCTTTCCGAGCGTCTCTACGGTGGCACCAACAAGCAGTTGATTGGCCGTGGTGTTGCCTCGCCTGGCTACGATCCGATGACCGCTCCGAACGACTGCTACAACGCCGTCGATCCGAACAATCGCCGACAGTTTGATTCCTCGGCAACGGTCACCAACTGGGCTGGTCGTTACGACCACGGCTCGGCGTCGCACATCGGTTTCAATACCGTGCTTCCACCGAACGCTCCGGCATGCGGTAACGACGGCAACGACAATGCGACCGACGCCGTTTTGCCTCCTTCGAGCCAGCACCCAGGCGGCGTCCTGGTTGCCTTTGGTGACGCTTCGGTGAGCTTCGTTGCTGAAACGATCGATACCGGCAACACCGGGGCTGCTCCGGTTAATAGCGGTCCAAGCCCCTACGGTGTTTGGGGTGCATTGGGTAGCCGAGACGGTGGCGAATCGGTTCAGATCCCGTAAGCGGGTTGCATCGACTGAAAACAGAATGAAAAAAGGCCTCTCGGTGAGCGAGAGGCCTTTTTTGTTGGACCGAGTTGGGTGATTCTTCCTACTTCTTAACGTCAAAGTCGAAGTGGTTATCTCCGTCGGCCGTGACCGTGACTTTGAGCGGTGAAGAGGCGCTCTTGGTGTATGCTTTCGGCATAAGCTCCGATGTTTTCGGCGAAGGGACAGGACGCCCCATCTCCTGCATCTTCAGTTTCTCTTCCTCGGTCAGGCCGCTCGCGACTTCGGTCTTGCTGATCGTAACGACGTAGTCGCCCGGCAGCGCTCCGTCGCCTGCTTCATACGTGGTCAGGGTGTAGGTGCCGTCCGTCTTCGTCTTGCCGATGGCGCCTTGCGACTTGTTGACCGCATGGAATTGGATACGAGCTTCTGCGACCGGCGAGCCTGCTAACGTGACCGTTCCGGTCACCTTGGCCCGGGCAGGGCGATCGTCGGGCGGTTCGCTGTTACAGCCAAGCGACGTGGCAAGAGAGCAGGCGACAAGAAGCAGGAGAGTCTTCGCATAAAGGTGGGAATGCATGGGTTTACCTCGGGAGTGCAGTAAAGGTGGGAATCCTTGGAAGGGGATTCCTCTAGTTTACTGTGGCCGAGGCAAAAAAAGATCGCGGATGTCAAAAAAAGCGAGTTTGTTAACCGTCGCTTTCTCCAAAACCCGGGAAGCGAATCGTTAAGCAGCCGAACGCTTGTCGGTGTTTTCTTCCGAGTCTTCCAGCTCTGCTTCGACGTAGAGTCGGCAGTAGGTCTTGCTGGTCTGTAGTAGTTCGTCGTGGGTGCCGGTGGCTTCGACGTGGCCGTGATTCATCACCACGATGCGGTCGGCCAGTTGAAGCGTGCTGGCGCGATGCGTGATCAGAATGGCCGTACGTCCGGCGATGCAGTTCTTCAGGCTCTCATGGATCAGACGTTCACTATCCAGGTCGATCTGGCTGGTCGCCTCGTCCATGATGATGATATCGGGGTCACGCAAAAGTGCCCGGGCGATCGAGATCCGCTGACGCTGGCCGCCCGAAAGGTTCGAGCCGGCATCGCCGCAAATGGTATCGTACCCGTCGCTCATGTGCGTCTGCACGAACTGGTCGACGTACGCGAGCTTGGCCGCTTCGATGACCTCTTCATCGGTAGCGTCCATGCGGCTGTAGCGAATGTTCTCGAGGATGGATTCGTCGAACAAAACGGTCGACTGCGTGACCAAGGCAATCTGCGATCGCAGGTCGTGTTGCTTGAACTGGCGAATATCGGTTCCGCCCAATTCGACCGTACCGAGATCCGGGTCGTAGAAACGCATCAGCAGGTTGATCAGCGTACTCTTGCCGCACCCATTGGGGCCGACGATCGCGACGGTCTCACCTTGCTTGATGGTCAGGTCGAGGTCCTTCAGTACCGGCGTCTTTTCAACGTAGCAGAACTGAACCTCGTTGAAGGTGATGTCACGGCCGACGCTGTCGATAGCGACCGGGTGTTGAGGATCTTGAATCGGGTCTTCTTGCTGCAGCAGCGGATAAACCATTTCCGAAGCGGCGATACCGGCTTGGATCGAACCGAACACGTCGCCCAGCTTTCGCAGGGGATCGGTGCAGCCAATCAGGAAGGCGTAAAACGCCAGGATCGAGCCCAGTTCCATTGGCTTATCCGCCAGGGGAATACCGAAGATGTGCGTTTCCTGGTTCAGCACCAGGTAGCCGCCAGCGATCATCGACAGGCAGACCATGCCCAGGCCGAGCACTTCGTTGTTGACACGTACCAACGAGTTGAAGAACTGGATCTTAACCCGTTCCCAGTAGGCTTCGCGCGACTTCGCCTCGAAGCGTTTCCGCTCGTAGTCTTCGGTTCCGTACGCTTTGACCACGTAGTAACCGGTCATGATTTGTAGAAAGAAACCAGTGATCCGTGCCTGGATTTTGATCGAGGATTTGCTCAGGTTCTTGATCGTACGGGCCAGCTTATACAGCACGAAGGCCGCGACTGGGGCGATCAATAGCGAGAGAATCAACAGCCGCCAGTTGATGTACGCCGCACCGGTCAGGCAGGCAATCATCTTCACCGGTTCGCGAATCGACTTGCCGAATAGAATTTCGAGCGCCGCACCGATCGAACCGACGTCGCCGTTCATGCGGGTGGTCGAGTCGCCGGTCGTGATGTTCGATTTGCCTAGACGGATATCGAGCAGTTTGTCGAAGACCTGGTGCTTCAGGTCGAGCGTCGTCAGCTGCGTTGCCCGGGCAACGAGCATCATGCTCATGGAAAGGAACACCCCTTTTACCAAGGTGCCAACCATCAAGAAACCGACCATCAGAAGCAGCGTATTGAACGGGCTATCGGGCGCATACGCGTCGATCCACGGCTGCGACTTCTCGATGTTAGCCAACTTGTCTTCCCAACCGTTCATCGCGCTGTCGTCGCGGCGTAATTGCCGGTTGATTTCGGCTCGTTTGGCGGGATCTTCGGTTCGGGTGAGTTCTTCGTCGTAGCCGTCGATGTTCTTGCGGAGCCGAGCAATCTGTTCCTGGCAGTTAACCGTTTCACGTTCGGCCCATTGGTGCAGACTTTGCCCGTCGAAAATGATTTCGGCGAACGGATAGACGGCACCAATATTCGCACCCCAGAGAAAACCCACCATCAACGAGCAGATGACAGAACCGATGATGGACCAGCGGTAACGGGAAACACAGTGGCGAATCGCGAGCAGCAGATAATTCATGCTTTGAGTCGTGCAATCTCGGTAAGCAGCACGCCTTGCGGCCGTTGGCCACTGGGTGTGCCCTTGGGAATCTCGCCGTCGCAAACGCACATCCTTTGCGCAATAGCATTACGGCGAATTAGGAACCGAAGAAAGCTACAACGATTCGCTGTTGCCAGCAATATCAGTCGGGTCGGCAGAATGGAATTCCGCGGGGTGCTAGCATCGATTATTCGGGATCATCTTTCGCGGCGACCATCTTCATCTGGTTTGCCGCTTCCAAGACCCCCAATGCGAAGGAAGTCCCGAGCATCAGTTGCCCGGTCGTGTCGTAGTGAACCGTATCTGCTAGCAGCGGCATGCCGTCGGTAGGGACGTTCCACACGCCCAGGATTGCCCGCTCGGATCCGTTTCGCATGTCGGCGTCGTCCTGGGCCTGGCGGATCTCGGCACGGTGGGTGAAGCGTTCCATCCACGGAACATGGGGCAGGACCTGACCCATGGCAAAGGGAACCGGACCGCTTTGGCAGTCTTCTTCCATTCGCGATTTGAGCAGGGCGATCGACTGATCGTAGGTCGTGGCTGAGATTTCCTGCTTGGCATCCGCTTCTCCTTGCATCCAGGCAATTCCCTTCAGCTCCGGCTTCAGGCCCGCCTCTTTCAGCGCGGTGAAGGCCTTGGTGAATTGATCTCGCAGACGTCTGTAATGATTCCCCATGTTGGGGTCTTCTGGCGAGGTCCCGGGATAGAAGGTGTTGCGGTTGGGACCCGGTTCTTCTCCCATCCACTTCGCTCCGTTAAAGCCGGCATGCAGTGGCTGACCGCTGAGCGCGAACTTGACGACGTAGATCTTCTTGCCTGGGTGCAGCGATGCCATCGTGCCGGAGAAACCGACTTCCGGCCCAAAGCGACCACCGCCGTTGAGATTCAATGCCATCGGATCGAAATCGGCAAACTGCTTGCCATCCCAGTACTGGACCGATGGCAACGTCGTCTTCCATTGCTCGGGAAGCTGCGACTTGTTGCCGCTGCCTGCCATGTTCGACTGTCCCGAAAGGATATAGACGTCAACCGCTTCCTGAGCAGTCGCAATCGAAGATGCAAACAACACGAAGGCGAAAAGGAGCAGGGCAGGCATACGTACGAGCATGGCAGTTCACCGGTGAAAAGTTCAAAGGGTGGGATTGGCAGAATGTTCCCATGGTACCTGGGAAACGCCTTCGAAACAAAGAACGCCGCGAAAGGAGCAACCTTCGCGGCGTTTCGGCTTTCAGAGCGGGTGAAGGGAATCGAACCCTCGTAACTAGCTTGGGAAGCTAGGGCTCTACCATTGAGCTACACCCGCGTGACGTACTTCTAAATATAACCCGGCAACGATGGCGAGCAAGGATTGGCCACGTTGAATTTGAATTCTGGTAAGCGGCTAACTTTTGATCGTTCGCTTGGGGCAGTGCGATCGGGTCGTACCGGTTTCCTGGCCTCTGAGGTTTAGGCAATGGCTGCGTGTGAGAAAAAAACAACGGCGCAAGACGCTTGTCACCAGCCAGCGCGCACAATTGGGAAACTCTCCCGAGAACCAAATCCCGGCCGGTGACGGTATGCTTCGAATTTGGAAGGAATCTGATCGCGTCCTTTGGATGCTGATCCTGTTTTACCTGGTGATCATGACGGTCGCCGCGCTGCCCACCTTGCAGCGCTCGGCTGCGGCCAGTCGCCCGGCAACGCTGCTGGAAATGGCGTGGGCCGCCGAAGGGAACCTAAGTGAAGACGATCGGACCGCCGCCCACCAACGTCTGACCAAGCACCTGGCTTGGATGGAAGAGAACCTTCCTCGGCAATGGGGACGTTACTCGATCGAAGAACGTGCCGCTTGGGTCTTTCAGTCGATGCACGAACACTTGCTCTTCGGCGAGTACGACGAAAACCAGAACGCACTCAGCAAGGCCCTGCTCGAAGGGAATTACAACTGCGTTTCGGCGACCATTCTGTACCAGATTCTGACCGACCGGGCAGGCTTGCCCACCGTCGCGATGCAAACGCGCGGACATGTTTGGTGCCGTCTACTGAGTCGACCGGAACTCGACGTCGAAACAACCTGTCCGACCTGGTTTCTGCTCGAACCGCATGATCAAGGTCAGTCGCCAGCAGTCCAAGCCGCGGACGAGGCACGAACCCTTTCGACTCGTGGCTTGGCCGCGAAGATTCCCTACAACAAAGCCAGCCTGGCAGCTGCCCAAGGGGATTACCCCGGTGCGATCGAATATCTGAACTTCGCTCTGTCGCTCGATCCGCAAGATGCGGCCGCGATGCGCAACCGAAGTGCCATTTTGAATAACTGGGCCGTGGCCTGTATCGGACAGAAGGATTGCCAGACGGCGCTCGATATCCTGAAGCGGATGGAAAACCAACGCCCTCATGACCCCGACCTGGAGTTGAACCGCAGTAAGATCGTCGATGCCGTGATCGATCAGTGGTGCCACCAAGGGCGATTCTCCGAGGCTTTACGTCTGCTTCAGACGCAAGACGATCTGACGTCCAGTCGTCACACAGTTCGTTCGCTTTACCAGAAGTGGATCCAAGACGCGGCAAGTCGCGGCGATTGGTATGAAGCCAAGAACGCGTTGCGTCTGGCCATCTCGGCCCATGAAGACGATCCACTGACGGTCGCTCAACTGCGTCGCCAGTATCGCCAGCTCACCGCAGGCTAGTCCTCACGTGGAGCTCGAACGATTCTCGTGGGCAATGCCCGTTTTCGTTTGCCCATCGACGAATCATGACCTATCTATTTAATTAGTTCCGGGGCAAGCTTTGTGAGGAAGGTCCGCGCGGATCGGTTATTCCGTTTGTGCGGCCCACAATTGCTCTTCTGAACGTCCTCCTTTTCCGCGTATATCCTCGTGAACCATCTGTTTCACGGGCCTCGTTTCTTTTCTGACCCAAATTCTTCAGGTTGAATCCATGGCAAGTTGCGCTTTGACCCCATCCGAATTTGCATTCACGACGGTTCCCAATTGCTCTGACGAGAGCGAAGCCAAAGTGCGTGCAACGGTAGGTCAGCTCATCAGCCGGATTCTGCCCAAGAAGATCACCAACGAGCGGCGGAAGGATTTTCGCTATCCCTATCCGCACT includes:
- a CDS encoding DUF1559 domain-containing protein; its protein translation is MKFHRANARAFTLVELLVVIAIIGVLIALLLPAVQQAREAARRMQCTNNLKQMALAVHNYADINLAFPPKRAGTTQGADCTVKNGAFGSGWMRLLPFFEQNALYDQWSSASTFNSTSYPAWGPCPWDGTAGNYTPYSVQLDSLKCPSDGDASSATGRGATNYMFSVGDSINSGGTRGVNDVNESRGIFGNLGAKITFASITDGTSNTAMLSERLYGGTNKQLIGRGVASPGYDPMTAPNDCYNAVDPNNRRQFDSSATVTNWAGRYDHGSASHIGFNTVLPPNAPACGNDGNDNATDAVLPPSSQHPGGVLVAFGDASVSFVAETIDTGNTGAAPVNSGPSPYGVWGALGSRDGGESVQIP
- a CDS encoding carboxypeptidase-like regulatory domain-containing protein — encoded protein: MHSHLYAKTLLLLVACSLATSLGCNSEPPDDRPARAKVTGTVTLAGSPVAEARIQFHAVNKSQGAIGKTKTDGTYTLTTYEAGDGALPGDYVVTISKTEVASGLTEEEKLKMQEMGRPVPSPKTSELMPKAYTKSASSPLKVTVTADGDNHFDFDVKK
- a CDS encoding sialate O-acetylesterase — translated: MLVRMPALLLFAFVLFASSIATAQEAVDVYILSGQSNMAGSGNKSQLPEQWKTTLPSVQYWDGKQFADFDPMALNLNGGGRFGPEVGFSGTMASLHPGKKIYVVKFALSGQPLHAGFNGAKWMGEEPGPNRNTFYPGTSPEDPNMGNHYRRLRDQFTKAFTALKEAGLKPELKGIAWMQGEADAKQEISATTYDQSIALLKSRMEEDCQSGPVPFAMGQVLPHVPWMERFTHRAEIRQAQDDADMRNGSERAILGVWNVPTDGMPLLADTVHYDTTGQLMLGTSFALGVLEAANQMKMVAAKDDPE
- a CDS encoding ABC transporter ATP-binding protein; this translates as MNYLLLAIRHCVSRYRWSIIGSVICSLMVGFLWGANIGAVYPFAEIIFDGQSLHQWAERETVNCQEQIARLRKNIDGYDEELTRTEDPAKRAEINRQLRRDDSAMNGWEDKLANIEKSQPWIDAYAPDSPFNTLLLMVGFLMVGTLVKGVFLSMSMMLVARATQLTTLDLKHQVFDKLLDIRLGKSNITTGDSTTRMNGDVGSIGAALEILFGKSIREPVKMIACLTGAAYINWRLLILSLLIAPVAAFVLYKLARTIKNLSKSSIKIQARITGFFLQIMTGYYVVKAYGTEDYERKRFEAKSREAYWERVKIQFFNSLVRVNNEVLGLGMVCLSMIAGGYLVLNQETHIFGIPLADKPMELGSILAFYAFLIGCTDPLRKLGDVFGSIQAGIAASEMVYPLLQQEDPIQDPQHPVAIDSVGRDITFNEVQFCYVEKTPVLKDLDLTIKQGETVAIVGPNGCGKSTLINLLMRFYDPDLGTVELGGTDIRQFKQHDLRSQIALVTQSTVLFDESILENIRYSRMDATDEEVIEAAKLAYVDQFVQTHMSDGYDTICGDAGSNLSGGQRQRISIARALLRDPDIIIMDEATSQIDLDSERLIHESLKNCIAGRTAILITHRASTLQLADRIVVMNHGHVEATGTHDELLQTSKTYCRLYVEAELEDSEENTDKRSAA